From the genome of Desmodus rotundus isolate HL8 chromosome 2, HLdesRot8A.1, whole genome shotgun sequence, one region includes:
- the BIN1 gene encoding myc box-dependent-interacting protein 1 isoform X16 has translation MAEMGSKGVTAGKIASNVQKKLTRAQEKVLQKLGKADETKDEQFEQCVQNFNKQLNEGTRLQKDLRTYLASVKAMHEASRKLNECLQEVYEPDWPGRDEANKITENNDLLWMDYHQKLVDQALLTMDTYLGQFPDIKSRIAKRGRKLVDYDSARHHYESLQTAKKKDEVKIAKAEEELIKAQKVFEEMNVDLQEELPSLWNSRVGFYVNTFQSIAGLEENFHKEMSKLNQNLHDVLVSLEKQHGSNTFTVKAQPSDNAPAKGNKSPSPPPDSSPAAAPEIRVNHDPEPASEATSGAALPKSPSQNSLPAVVVENFSAAVNGTVEGGNGTVHLDLPPGFMFKVQAQHDYTATDTDELQLKAGDVVLVIPFQNPEEQDEGWLMGVKESDWNQHKDLDKCRGVFPENFTERVQ, from the exons GTCCTCCAGAAGCTGGGGAAGGCAGACGAGACAAAGGATGAGCAGTTTGAACAATGTGTCCAGAATTTCAACAAGCAACTG AATGAGGGCACCCGGCTGCAGAAGGATCTTCGGACCTACCTGGCTTCTGTCAAAG CCATGCATGAGGCTTCCAGAAAGCTGAACGAGTGTCTGCAGGAGGTGTATGAACCCGACTGGCCTGGCAGGGATGAAGCGAACAAGATCACTGAG AACAACGATCTGCTCTGGATGGATTACCATCAgaagctggtggaccaggcactTCTGACCATGGACACATACCTGGGTCAATTCCctgacatcaag TCGCGCATTGCCAAGCGAGGGCGGAAGCTGGTGGACTATGACAGTGCACGGCACCATTACGAGTCTCTCCAAACAGCCAAAAAGAAGGATGAAGTCAAAATTGCCAAG GCTGAGGAGGAGCTCATCAAAGCCCAGAAGGTGTTTGAAGAGATGAATGTGGACCTGCAGGAGGAGCTACCATCTCTATGGAACAG CCGTGTAGGTTTCTATGTCAACACGTTTCAGAGCATTGCAGGCCTGGAGGAAAACTTCCACAAGGAGATGAGTAAG CTCAACCAGAACCTCCACGATGTGCTGGTGAGCCTGGAGAAGCAGCATGGGAGCAACACCTTCACGGTCAAGGCCCAGCCCAG TGACAACGCCCCTGCAAAAGGAAACAAGAGCCCTTCACCTCCTCCGGACAgttcccctgctgctgcccccgaGATCCGAGTCAACCATGATCCTGAACCGGCCAGTGAGGCCACCTCTGGGGCTGCCCTCCCCAAGTCCCCGTCTCAG aACTCTCTGCCTGCCGTTGTGGTGGAGAACTTCTCAGCAGCTGTGAATGGCACTGTGGAAGGAGGCAACGGGACTGTGCATTTGGACCTGCCCCCAGGGTTCATGTTCAAG GTGCAAGCCCAGCATGACTACACAGCCACTGACACAGATGAGCTGCAGCTCAAGGCTGGGGACGTGGTGCTGGTGATCCCCTTCCAGAACCCTGAAGAGCAG GATGAAGGCTGGCTCATGGGCGTGAAGGAGAGTGACTGGAACCAGCACAAGGACTTGGATAAATGCCGGGGTGTCTTCCCTGAGAACTTCACGGAGCGGGTTCAGTGA
- the BIN1 gene encoding myc box-dependent-interacting protein 1 isoform X13 codes for MAEMGSKGVTAGKIASNVQKKLTRAQEKVLQKLGKADETKDEQFEQCVQNFNKQLNEGTRLQKDLRTYLASVKAMHEASRKLNECLQEVYEPDWPGRDEANKITENNDLLWMDYHQKLVDQALLTMDTYLGQFPDIKSRIAKRGRKLVDYDSARHHYESLQTAKKKDEVKIAKPVSLLEKAAPQWCQGKLQAHLVAQTNLLRNQAEEELIKAQKVFEEMNVDLQEELPSLWNSRVGFYVNTFQSIAGLEENFHKEMSKLNQNLHDVLVSLEKQHGSNTFTVKAQPRKKTKLFSRLRRKKNSDNAPAKGNKSPSPPPDSSPAAAPEIRVNHDPEPASEATSGAALPKSPSQLRKGPPVPPPPKHTPSKEVKQEQILSLFDDTFVPEISVTTPSQNSLPAVVVENFSAAVNGTVEGGNGTVHLDLPPGFMFKVQAQHDYTATDTDELQLKAGDVVLVIPFQNPEEQDEGWLMGVKESDWNQHKDLDKCRGVFPENFTERVQ; via the exons GTCCTCCAGAAGCTGGGGAAGGCAGACGAGACAAAGGATGAGCAGTTTGAACAATGTGTCCAGAATTTCAACAAGCAACTG AATGAGGGCACCCGGCTGCAGAAGGATCTTCGGACCTACCTGGCTTCTGTCAAAG CCATGCATGAGGCTTCCAGAAAGCTGAACGAGTGTCTGCAGGAGGTGTATGAACCCGACTGGCCTGGCAGGGATGAAGCGAACAAGATCACTGAG AACAACGATCTGCTCTGGATGGATTACCATCAgaagctggtggaccaggcactTCTGACCATGGACACATACCTGGGTCAATTCCctgacatcaag TCGCGCATTGCCAAGCGAGGGCGGAAGCTGGTGGACTATGACAGTGCACGGCACCATTACGAGTCTCTCCAAACAGCCAAAAAGAAGGATGAAGTCAAAATTGCCAAG cctGTCTCGCTGCTTGAGAAAGCCGCCCCCCAGTGGTGCCAAGGCAAACTGCAGGCTCATCTTGTAGCTCAAACTAACCTGCTCCGAAATCAG GCTGAGGAGGAGCTCATCAAAGCCCAGAAGGTGTTTGAAGAGATGAATGTGGACCTGCAGGAGGAGCTACCATCTCTATGGAACAG CCGTGTAGGTTTCTATGTCAACACGTTTCAGAGCATTGCAGGCCTGGAGGAAAACTTCCACAAGGAGATGAGTAAG CTCAACCAGAACCTCCACGATGTGCTGGTGAGCCTGGAGAAGCAGCATGGGAGCAACACCTTCACGGTCAAGGCCCAGCCCAG aaagaaaactaaactgtTCTCCCGACTGCGCAGAAAGAAGAACAG TGACAACGCCCCTGCAAAAGGAAACAAGAGCCCTTCACCTCCTCCGGACAgttcccctgctgctgcccccgaGATCCGAGTCAACCATGATCCTGAACCGGCCAGTGAGGCCACCTCTGGGGCTGCCCTCCCCAAGTCCCCGTCTCAG CTCCGGAAAGGCCCACCAGTCCCTCCGCCTCCCAAACACACCCCATCAAAGGAGGTCAAGCAGGAGCAGATCCTCAGCCTATTTGATGACACCTTTGTCCCTGAGATCAGCGTGACCACCCCCTCCCAG aACTCTCTGCCTGCCGTTGTGGTGGAGAACTTCTCAGCAGCTGTGAATGGCACTGTGGAAGGAGGCAACGGGACTGTGCATTTGGACCTGCCCCCAGGGTTCATGTTCAAG GTGCAAGCCCAGCATGACTACACAGCCACTGACACAGATGAGCTGCAGCTCAAGGCTGGGGACGTGGTGCTGGTGATCCCCTTCCAGAACCCTGAAGAGCAG GATGAAGGCTGGCTCATGGGCGTGAAGGAGAGTGACTGGAACCAGCACAAGGACTTGGATAAATGCCGGGGTGTCTTCCCTGAGAACTTCACGGAGCGGGTTCAGTGA
- the BIN1 gene encoding myc box-dependent-interacting protein 1 isoform X12, which yields MAEMGSKGVTAGKIASNVQKKLTRAQEKVLQKLGKADETKDEQFEQCVQNFNKQLNEGTRLQKDLRTYLASVKAMHEASRKLNECLQEVYEPDWPGRDEANKITENNDLLWMDYHQKLVDQALLTMDTYLGQFPDIKSRIAKRGRKLVDYDSARHHYESLQTAKKKDEVKIAKPVSLLEKAAPQWCQGKLQAHLVAQTNLLRNQAEEELIKAQKVFEEMNVDLQEELPSLWNSRVGFYVNTFQSIAGLEENFHKEMSKLNQNLHDVLVSLEKQHGSNTFTVKAQPSDNAPAKGNKSPSPPPDSSPAAAPEIRVNHDPEPASEATSGAALPKSPSQPTESPAGSLPSREPSVAEGTFAVAWPNQPAEPGPAQPAEASEIAGGTQPAAGAQEPGESAASEAASNSLPAVVVENFSAAVNGTVEGGNGTVHLDLPPGFMFKVQAQHDYTATDTDELQLKAGDVVLVIPFQNPEEQDEGWLMGVKESDWNQHKDLDKCRGVFPENFTERVQ from the exons GTCCTCCAGAAGCTGGGGAAGGCAGACGAGACAAAGGATGAGCAGTTTGAACAATGTGTCCAGAATTTCAACAAGCAACTG AATGAGGGCACCCGGCTGCAGAAGGATCTTCGGACCTACCTGGCTTCTGTCAAAG CCATGCATGAGGCTTCCAGAAAGCTGAACGAGTGTCTGCAGGAGGTGTATGAACCCGACTGGCCTGGCAGGGATGAAGCGAACAAGATCACTGAG AACAACGATCTGCTCTGGATGGATTACCATCAgaagctggtggaccaggcactTCTGACCATGGACACATACCTGGGTCAATTCCctgacatcaag TCGCGCATTGCCAAGCGAGGGCGGAAGCTGGTGGACTATGACAGTGCACGGCACCATTACGAGTCTCTCCAAACAGCCAAAAAGAAGGATGAAGTCAAAATTGCCAAG cctGTCTCGCTGCTTGAGAAAGCCGCCCCCCAGTGGTGCCAAGGCAAACTGCAGGCTCATCTTGTAGCTCAAACTAACCTGCTCCGAAATCAG GCTGAGGAGGAGCTCATCAAAGCCCAGAAGGTGTTTGAAGAGATGAATGTGGACCTGCAGGAGGAGCTACCATCTCTATGGAACAG CCGTGTAGGTTTCTATGTCAACACGTTTCAGAGCATTGCAGGCCTGGAGGAAAACTTCCACAAGGAGATGAGTAAG CTCAACCAGAACCTCCACGATGTGCTGGTGAGCCTGGAGAAGCAGCATGGGAGCAACACCTTCACGGTCAAGGCCCAGCCCAG TGACAACGCCCCTGCAAAAGGAAACAAGAGCCCTTCACCTCCTCCGGACAgttcccctgctgctgcccccgaGATCCGAGTCAACCATGATCCTGAACCGGCCAGTGAGGCCACCTCTGGGGCTGCCCTCCCCAAGTCCCCGTCTCAG CCCACAGAGAGTCCAGCTGGCAGCTTACCTTCCAGGGAGCCCAGCGTTGCTGAGGGCACCTTTGCTGTGGCCTGGCCCAACCAGCCGGCAGAACCGGGCCCTGCCCAA CCAGCAGAAGCCTCAGAGATAGCGGGTGGGACCCAACCTGCGGCTGGAGcccaggaacctggggagtcagCAGCAAGTGAAGCAGCCTCT aACTCTCTGCCTGCCGTTGTGGTGGAGAACTTCTCAGCAGCTGTGAATGGCACTGTGGAAGGAGGCAACGGGACTGTGCATTTGGACCTGCCCCCAGGGTTCATGTTCAAG GTGCAAGCCCAGCATGACTACACAGCCACTGACACAGATGAGCTGCAGCTCAAGGCTGGGGACGTGGTGCTGGTGATCCCCTTCCAGAACCCTGAAGAGCAG GATGAAGGCTGGCTCATGGGCGTGAAGGAGAGTGACTGGAACCAGCACAAGGACTTGGATAAATGCCGGGGTGTCTTCCCTGAGAACTTCACGGAGCGGGTTCAGTGA
- the BIN1 gene encoding myc box-dependent-interacting protein 1 isoform X2, whose protein sequence is MAEMGSKGVTAGKIASNVQKKLTRAQEKVLQKLGKADETKDEQFEQCVQNFNKQLNEGTRLQKDLRTYLASVKAMHEASRKLNECLQEVYEPDWPGRDEANKITENNDLLWMDYHQKLVDQALLTMDTYLGQFPDIKSRIAKRGRKLVDYDSARHHYESLQTAKKKDEVKIAKPVSLLEKAAPQWCQGKLQAHLVAQTNLLRNQAEEELIKAQKVFEEMNVDLQEELPSLWNSRVGFYVNTFQSIAGLEENFHKEMSKLNQNLHDVLVSLEKQHGSNTFTVKAQPSDNAPAKGNKSPSPPPDSSPAAAPEIRVNHDPEPASEATSGAALPKSPSQLRKGPPVPPPPKHTPSKEVKQEQILSLFDDTFVPEISVTTPSQFEALGPFSEQASLLDLDFDPILPVASPVKAATPSSQPIPWDLWEPTESPAGSLPSREPSVAEGTFAVAWPNQPAEPGPAQPAEASEIAGGTQPAAGAQEPGESAASEAASNSLPAVVVENFSAAVNGTVEGGNGTVHLDLPPGFMFKVQAQHDYTATDTDELQLKAGDVVLVIPFQNPEEQDEGWLMGVKESDWNQHKDLDKCRGVFPENFTERVQ, encoded by the exons GTCCTCCAGAAGCTGGGGAAGGCAGACGAGACAAAGGATGAGCAGTTTGAACAATGTGTCCAGAATTTCAACAAGCAACTG AATGAGGGCACCCGGCTGCAGAAGGATCTTCGGACCTACCTGGCTTCTGTCAAAG CCATGCATGAGGCTTCCAGAAAGCTGAACGAGTGTCTGCAGGAGGTGTATGAACCCGACTGGCCTGGCAGGGATGAAGCGAACAAGATCACTGAG AACAACGATCTGCTCTGGATGGATTACCATCAgaagctggtggaccaggcactTCTGACCATGGACACATACCTGGGTCAATTCCctgacatcaag TCGCGCATTGCCAAGCGAGGGCGGAAGCTGGTGGACTATGACAGTGCACGGCACCATTACGAGTCTCTCCAAACAGCCAAAAAGAAGGATGAAGTCAAAATTGCCAAG cctGTCTCGCTGCTTGAGAAAGCCGCCCCCCAGTGGTGCCAAGGCAAACTGCAGGCTCATCTTGTAGCTCAAACTAACCTGCTCCGAAATCAG GCTGAGGAGGAGCTCATCAAAGCCCAGAAGGTGTTTGAAGAGATGAATGTGGACCTGCAGGAGGAGCTACCATCTCTATGGAACAG CCGTGTAGGTTTCTATGTCAACACGTTTCAGAGCATTGCAGGCCTGGAGGAAAACTTCCACAAGGAGATGAGTAAG CTCAACCAGAACCTCCACGATGTGCTGGTGAGCCTGGAGAAGCAGCATGGGAGCAACACCTTCACGGTCAAGGCCCAGCCCAG TGACAACGCCCCTGCAAAAGGAAACAAGAGCCCTTCACCTCCTCCGGACAgttcccctgctgctgcccccgaGATCCGAGTCAACCATGATCCTGAACCGGCCAGTGAGGCCACCTCTGGGGCTGCCCTCCCCAAGTCCCCGTCTCAG CTCCGGAAAGGCCCACCAGTCCCTCCGCCTCCCAAACACACCCCATCAAAGGAGGTCAAGCAGGAGCAGATCCTCAGCCTATTTGATGACACCTTTGTCCCTGAGATCAGCGTGACCACCCCCTCCCAG TTTGAGGCCCTGGGACCTTTCTCGGAGCAGGCCAGTCTGTTAGACCTGGACTTTGACCCCATCCTGCCTGTGGCGAGCCCTGTGAAGGCAGCCACGCCCTCCAGTCAG CCGATCCCCTGGGACCTCTGGGAG CCCACAGAGAGTCCAGCTGGCAGCTTACCTTCCAGGGAGCCCAGCGTTGCTGAGGGCACCTTTGCTGTGGCCTGGCCCAACCAGCCGGCAGAACCGGGCCCTGCCCAA CCAGCAGAAGCCTCAGAGATAGCGGGTGGGACCCAACCTGCGGCTGGAGcccaggaacctggggagtcagCAGCAAGTGAAGCAGCCTCT aACTCTCTGCCTGCCGTTGTGGTGGAGAACTTCTCAGCAGCTGTGAATGGCACTGTGGAAGGAGGCAACGGGACTGTGCATTTGGACCTGCCCCCAGGGTTCATGTTCAAG GTGCAAGCCCAGCATGACTACACAGCCACTGACACAGATGAGCTGCAGCTCAAGGCTGGGGACGTGGTGCTGGTGATCCCCTTCCAGAACCCTGAAGAGCAG GATGAAGGCTGGCTCATGGGCGTGAAGGAGAGTGACTGGAACCAGCACAAGGACTTGGATAAATGCCGGGGTGTCTTCCCTGAGAACTTCACGGAGCGGGTTCAGTGA
- the BIN1 gene encoding myc box-dependent-interacting protein 1 isoform X8 yields the protein MAEMGSKGVTAGKIASNVQKKLTRAQEKVLQKLGKADETKDEQFEQCVQNFNKQLNEGTRLQKDLRTYLASVKAMHEASRKLNECLQEVYEPDWPGRDEANKITENNDLLWMDYHQKLVDQALLTMDTYLGQFPDIKSRIAKRGRKLVDYDSARHHYESLQTAKKKDEVKIAKPVSLLEKAAPQWCQGKLQAHLVAQTNLLRNQAEEELIKAQKVFEEMNVDLQEELPSLWNSRVGFYVNTFQSIAGLEENFHKEMSKLNQNLHDVLVSLEKQHGSNTFTVKAQPRKKTKLFSRLRRKKNSDNAPAKGNKSPSPPPDSSPAAAPEIRVNHDPEPASEATSGAALPKSPSQLRKGPPVPPPPKHTPSKEVKQEQILSLFDDTFVPEISVTTPSQPTESPAGSLPSREPSVAEGTFAVAWPNQPAEPGPAQNSLPAVVVENFSAAVNGTVEGGNGTVHLDLPPGFMFKVQAQHDYTATDTDELQLKAGDVVLVIPFQNPEEQDEGWLMGVKESDWNQHKDLDKCRGVFPENFTERVQ from the exons GTCCTCCAGAAGCTGGGGAAGGCAGACGAGACAAAGGATGAGCAGTTTGAACAATGTGTCCAGAATTTCAACAAGCAACTG AATGAGGGCACCCGGCTGCAGAAGGATCTTCGGACCTACCTGGCTTCTGTCAAAG CCATGCATGAGGCTTCCAGAAAGCTGAACGAGTGTCTGCAGGAGGTGTATGAACCCGACTGGCCTGGCAGGGATGAAGCGAACAAGATCACTGAG AACAACGATCTGCTCTGGATGGATTACCATCAgaagctggtggaccaggcactTCTGACCATGGACACATACCTGGGTCAATTCCctgacatcaag TCGCGCATTGCCAAGCGAGGGCGGAAGCTGGTGGACTATGACAGTGCACGGCACCATTACGAGTCTCTCCAAACAGCCAAAAAGAAGGATGAAGTCAAAATTGCCAAG cctGTCTCGCTGCTTGAGAAAGCCGCCCCCCAGTGGTGCCAAGGCAAACTGCAGGCTCATCTTGTAGCTCAAACTAACCTGCTCCGAAATCAG GCTGAGGAGGAGCTCATCAAAGCCCAGAAGGTGTTTGAAGAGATGAATGTGGACCTGCAGGAGGAGCTACCATCTCTATGGAACAG CCGTGTAGGTTTCTATGTCAACACGTTTCAGAGCATTGCAGGCCTGGAGGAAAACTTCCACAAGGAGATGAGTAAG CTCAACCAGAACCTCCACGATGTGCTGGTGAGCCTGGAGAAGCAGCATGGGAGCAACACCTTCACGGTCAAGGCCCAGCCCAG aaagaaaactaaactgtTCTCCCGACTGCGCAGAAAGAAGAACAG TGACAACGCCCCTGCAAAAGGAAACAAGAGCCCTTCACCTCCTCCGGACAgttcccctgctgctgcccccgaGATCCGAGTCAACCATGATCCTGAACCGGCCAGTGAGGCCACCTCTGGGGCTGCCCTCCCCAAGTCCCCGTCTCAG CTCCGGAAAGGCCCACCAGTCCCTCCGCCTCCCAAACACACCCCATCAAAGGAGGTCAAGCAGGAGCAGATCCTCAGCCTATTTGATGACACCTTTGTCCCTGAGATCAGCGTGACCACCCCCTCCCAG CCCACAGAGAGTCCAGCTGGCAGCTTACCTTCCAGGGAGCCCAGCGTTGCTGAGGGCACCTTTGCTGTGGCCTGGCCCAACCAGCCGGCAGAACCGGGCCCTGCCCAA aACTCTCTGCCTGCCGTTGTGGTGGAGAACTTCTCAGCAGCTGTGAATGGCACTGTGGAAGGAGGCAACGGGACTGTGCATTTGGACCTGCCCCCAGGGTTCATGTTCAAG GTGCAAGCCCAGCATGACTACACAGCCACTGACACAGATGAGCTGCAGCTCAAGGCTGGGGACGTGGTGCTGGTGATCCCCTTCCAGAACCCTGAAGAGCAG GATGAAGGCTGGCTCATGGGCGTGAAGGAGAGTGACTGGAACCAGCACAAGGACTTGGATAAATGCCGGGGTGTCTTCCCTGAGAACTTCACGGAGCGGGTTCAGTGA
- the BIN1 gene encoding myc box-dependent-interacting protein 1 isoform X5, whose product MAEMGSKGVTAGKIASNVQKKLTRAQEKVLQKLGKADETKDEQFEQCVQNFNKQLNEGTRLQKDLRTYLASVKAMHEASRKLNECLQEVYEPDWPGRDEANKITENNDLLWMDYHQKLVDQALLTMDTYLGQFPDIKSRIAKRGRKLVDYDSARHHYESLQTAKKKDEVKIAKAEEELIKAQKVFEEMNVDLQEELPSLWNSRVGFYVNTFQSIAGLEENFHKEMSKLNQNLHDVLVSLEKQHGSNTFTVKAQPRKKTKLFSRLRRKKNSDNAPAKGNKSPSPPPDSSPAAAPEIRVNHDPEPASEATSGAALPKSPSQLRKGPPVPPPPKHTPSKEVKQEQILSLFDDTFVPEISVTTPSQFEALGPFSEQASLLDLDFDPILPVASPVKAATPSSQPIPWDLWEPTESPAGSLPSREPSVAEGTFAVAWPNQPAEPGPAQPAEASEIAGGTQPAAGAQEPGESAASEAASNSLPAVVVENFSAAVNGTVEGGNGTVHLDLPPGFMFKVQAQHDYTATDTDELQLKAGDVVLVIPFQNPEEQDEGWLMGVKESDWNQHKDLDKCRGVFPENFTERVQ is encoded by the exons GTCCTCCAGAAGCTGGGGAAGGCAGACGAGACAAAGGATGAGCAGTTTGAACAATGTGTCCAGAATTTCAACAAGCAACTG AATGAGGGCACCCGGCTGCAGAAGGATCTTCGGACCTACCTGGCTTCTGTCAAAG CCATGCATGAGGCTTCCAGAAAGCTGAACGAGTGTCTGCAGGAGGTGTATGAACCCGACTGGCCTGGCAGGGATGAAGCGAACAAGATCACTGAG AACAACGATCTGCTCTGGATGGATTACCATCAgaagctggtggaccaggcactTCTGACCATGGACACATACCTGGGTCAATTCCctgacatcaag TCGCGCATTGCCAAGCGAGGGCGGAAGCTGGTGGACTATGACAGTGCACGGCACCATTACGAGTCTCTCCAAACAGCCAAAAAGAAGGATGAAGTCAAAATTGCCAAG GCTGAGGAGGAGCTCATCAAAGCCCAGAAGGTGTTTGAAGAGATGAATGTGGACCTGCAGGAGGAGCTACCATCTCTATGGAACAG CCGTGTAGGTTTCTATGTCAACACGTTTCAGAGCATTGCAGGCCTGGAGGAAAACTTCCACAAGGAGATGAGTAAG CTCAACCAGAACCTCCACGATGTGCTGGTGAGCCTGGAGAAGCAGCATGGGAGCAACACCTTCACGGTCAAGGCCCAGCCCAG aaagaaaactaaactgtTCTCCCGACTGCGCAGAAAGAAGAACAG TGACAACGCCCCTGCAAAAGGAAACAAGAGCCCTTCACCTCCTCCGGACAgttcccctgctgctgcccccgaGATCCGAGTCAACCATGATCCTGAACCGGCCAGTGAGGCCACCTCTGGGGCTGCCCTCCCCAAGTCCCCGTCTCAG CTCCGGAAAGGCCCACCAGTCCCTCCGCCTCCCAAACACACCCCATCAAAGGAGGTCAAGCAGGAGCAGATCCTCAGCCTATTTGATGACACCTTTGTCCCTGAGATCAGCGTGACCACCCCCTCCCAG TTTGAGGCCCTGGGACCTTTCTCGGAGCAGGCCAGTCTGTTAGACCTGGACTTTGACCCCATCCTGCCTGTGGCGAGCCCTGTGAAGGCAGCCACGCCCTCCAGTCAG CCGATCCCCTGGGACCTCTGGGAG CCCACAGAGAGTCCAGCTGGCAGCTTACCTTCCAGGGAGCCCAGCGTTGCTGAGGGCACCTTTGCTGTGGCCTGGCCCAACCAGCCGGCAGAACCGGGCCCTGCCCAA CCAGCAGAAGCCTCAGAGATAGCGGGTGGGACCCAACCTGCGGCTGGAGcccaggaacctggggagtcagCAGCAAGTGAAGCAGCCTCT aACTCTCTGCCTGCCGTTGTGGTGGAGAACTTCTCAGCAGCTGTGAATGGCACTGTGGAAGGAGGCAACGGGACTGTGCATTTGGACCTGCCCCCAGGGTTCATGTTCAAG GTGCAAGCCCAGCATGACTACACAGCCACTGACACAGATGAGCTGCAGCTCAAGGCTGGGGACGTGGTGCTGGTGATCCCCTTCCAGAACCCTGAAGAGCAG GATGAAGGCTGGCTCATGGGCGTGAAGGAGAGTGACTGGAACCAGCACAAGGACTTGGATAAATGCCGGGGTGTCTTCCCTGAGAACTTCACGGAGCGGGTTCAGTGA
- the BIN1 gene encoding myc box-dependent-interacting protein 1 isoform X7 produces MAEMGSKGVTAGKIASNVQKKLTRAQEKVLQKLGKADETKDEQFEQCVQNFNKQLNEGTRLQKDLRTYLASVKAMHEASRKLNECLQEVYEPDWPGRDEANKITENNDLLWMDYHQKLVDQALLTMDTYLGQFPDIKSRIAKRGRKLVDYDSARHHYESLQTAKKKDEVKIAKAEEELIKAQKVFEEMNVDLQEELPSLWNSRVGFYVNTFQSIAGLEENFHKEMSKLNQNLHDVLVSLEKQHGSNTFTVKAQPSDNAPAKGNKSPSPPPDSSPAAAPEIRVNHDPEPASEATSGAALPKSPSQLRKGPPVPPPPKHTPSKEVKQEQILSLFDDTFVPEISVTTPSQFEALGPFSEQASLLDLDFDPILPVASPVKAATPSSQPIPWDLWEPTESPAGSLPSREPSVAEGTFAVAWPNQPAEPGPAQPAEASEIAGGTQPAAGAQEPGESAASEAASNSLPAVVVENFSAAVNGTVEGGNGTVHLDLPPGFMFKVQAQHDYTATDTDELQLKAGDVVLVIPFQNPEEQDEGWLMGVKESDWNQHKDLDKCRGVFPENFTERVQ; encoded by the exons GTCCTCCAGAAGCTGGGGAAGGCAGACGAGACAAAGGATGAGCAGTTTGAACAATGTGTCCAGAATTTCAACAAGCAACTG AATGAGGGCACCCGGCTGCAGAAGGATCTTCGGACCTACCTGGCTTCTGTCAAAG CCATGCATGAGGCTTCCAGAAAGCTGAACGAGTGTCTGCAGGAGGTGTATGAACCCGACTGGCCTGGCAGGGATGAAGCGAACAAGATCACTGAG AACAACGATCTGCTCTGGATGGATTACCATCAgaagctggtggaccaggcactTCTGACCATGGACACATACCTGGGTCAATTCCctgacatcaag TCGCGCATTGCCAAGCGAGGGCGGAAGCTGGTGGACTATGACAGTGCACGGCACCATTACGAGTCTCTCCAAACAGCCAAAAAGAAGGATGAAGTCAAAATTGCCAAG GCTGAGGAGGAGCTCATCAAAGCCCAGAAGGTGTTTGAAGAGATGAATGTGGACCTGCAGGAGGAGCTACCATCTCTATGGAACAG CCGTGTAGGTTTCTATGTCAACACGTTTCAGAGCATTGCAGGCCTGGAGGAAAACTTCCACAAGGAGATGAGTAAG CTCAACCAGAACCTCCACGATGTGCTGGTGAGCCTGGAGAAGCAGCATGGGAGCAACACCTTCACGGTCAAGGCCCAGCCCAG TGACAACGCCCCTGCAAAAGGAAACAAGAGCCCTTCACCTCCTCCGGACAgttcccctgctgctgcccccgaGATCCGAGTCAACCATGATCCTGAACCGGCCAGTGAGGCCACCTCTGGGGCTGCCCTCCCCAAGTCCCCGTCTCAG CTCCGGAAAGGCCCACCAGTCCCTCCGCCTCCCAAACACACCCCATCAAAGGAGGTCAAGCAGGAGCAGATCCTCAGCCTATTTGATGACACCTTTGTCCCTGAGATCAGCGTGACCACCCCCTCCCAG TTTGAGGCCCTGGGACCTTTCTCGGAGCAGGCCAGTCTGTTAGACCTGGACTTTGACCCCATCCTGCCTGTGGCGAGCCCTGTGAAGGCAGCCACGCCCTCCAGTCAG CCGATCCCCTGGGACCTCTGGGAG CCCACAGAGAGTCCAGCTGGCAGCTTACCTTCCAGGGAGCCCAGCGTTGCTGAGGGCACCTTTGCTGTGGCCTGGCCCAACCAGCCGGCAGAACCGGGCCCTGCCCAA CCAGCAGAAGCCTCAGAGATAGCGGGTGGGACCCAACCTGCGGCTGGAGcccaggaacctggggagtcagCAGCAAGTGAAGCAGCCTCT aACTCTCTGCCTGCCGTTGTGGTGGAGAACTTCTCAGCAGCTGTGAATGGCACTGTGGAAGGAGGCAACGGGACTGTGCATTTGGACCTGCCCCCAGGGTTCATGTTCAAG GTGCAAGCCCAGCATGACTACACAGCCACTGACACAGATGAGCTGCAGCTCAAGGCTGGGGACGTGGTGCTGGTGATCCCCTTCCAGAACCCTGAAGAGCAG GATGAAGGCTGGCTCATGGGCGTGAAGGAGAGTGACTGGAACCAGCACAAGGACTTGGATAAATGCCGGGGTGTCTTCCCTGAGAACTTCACGGAGCGGGTTCAGTGA